Part of the Persephonella sp. genome is shown below.
GGTGGTGGATGGGCTCACTACGTAGGACAAGAAAAAGTAAGACCTTTTGAAGGTTGGGCTACCCTTGCATTTGCAAGAGACTGGCAAGCACCACCGAGACTCCAAAATGCAACATCATTCTGGTATTTCACAACAGAGCAATTCAGATACGAGGATAATAATATAGAAAAATTAGCCTCTCCATTAAAAGAGAAAACAAAATATAAACATCCAGCAGATTATATACTTTTAGCTGTAAGATTAGGATGGTTACCCTTTTATCCTCAATTCAATAAAAATAGTTTAGAACTTGCAGAAGAAGCTAAAAAAGCAAACAAAAATCCAAAAGAATACATTGTAGAAAAACTAAAAAATGGAGAACTTGAATTTTCTATACAGGATCCAGAAAATCCAGTAAATTTCCCGAGAAGTCTATTTGTATGGAGATCAAATCTTATCTCAAGCTCTGCAAAAGGACATGAATATTTCCTAAAGCATATGCTGGGAGTAGAAAATACTGGAGTAATGGCAGAATATTCACCATTAAAACCTGAAGAAATAAAACTCAGAGAAGATGCACCGGTAGGAAAGCTTGATTTATTCGTTGTTTTAGATTTTAGGATGACAGGTTCTGCATTGTATGCAGACGTTGTTTTGCCAACTGCTACATGGTATGAAAAAACAGATCTAAACTCAACAGATATGCATCCATTCATACACCCATTGAACAAAGCAGTAGATCCTCTATGGGAATCAAAATCTGACTGGCAAATATATAAAGAAATTGCAAAGACATTTTCTCAACTTGCAGAAAAATATTTAAAAGGGGAGTATGAAGATATAGTAACAGTTCCTTTAATGCATGATTCTCCAGCAGAAATCTCGCAGCCTTACGGAAAAGTTTTAGATTGGTCAAAAGGAGAAATTGAACCCATTCCCGGAAAAACAATGCCGAATATAGCTGTAGTAAAAAGAGATTATACAAAAATTTATGATAAATACATTGCTCTTGGACCAAATGTCTATGAAAAACCTGTGGGAGCTCATGGTTGGAGCTTTGATGCGAAAGAGGAATATGAATTTTTAAAAACTATGATAGGAACACATAAAGAAGGCATCAATAAAGGAATGCCAAATATAGAAGAAGATGAAAAAGCCGTAGAGGCTATTCTTACATTATCAACCTGCACAAATGGAAAACCTGCAAATAAAGCGTGGAAATTCGCAGCTAAAAAAACAGGCTTACCAGAAATTGCAAACATAGCAAAAGATAGAGAAAGTGAACACTTTACACTCAAAGAAATCACCGTTCAGCCAAGAGTATCTATATCTACACCAATATTTACAGGAACTACTCATTTTGACAGAAGATTTACAGCATTTTCAAACTCAATAGAATACAAAATGCCATTTAGAACACTATCTGGAAGACAAGAACTATTTATAGACCACGAACTATTTACAGAAGTAGGGGAAAATTTACCCGTCTATAAACCACCTTTAGTAACAGATCCTTTTGAAAACTGGGAAACTCCTCCAGACGTAAAAGAAAAAACCATAAAAGCACGATGGATTACTCCTCATGGAAAATGGCAAATACACTCTACATACTATGACAATCTGATAATGCTAACTTTATTCAGAGGTGGACAGGTAGTATGGATAAGTGATGAAGATGCTAAAGAAGCAGGTATACAGGATAATGATTGGGTAGAAGTTTACAATAGAAATGGTGTAGTAGTTGCAAGAGCTGCAGTAAGTCACAGAATCCCTAAAGGGACTGTTCTAATGTATCATGTTCAAGATAGGAATATACATGTTCCTTTATCTGAAATAACAAATGAAACAGGTGGTAGCCA
Proteins encoded:
- a CDS encoding nitrate reductase subunit alpha; its protein translation is MKRRVSYLLKKFTSFAPKETYSNGHSALTEQDRTWEDFYRKRWQYDKKVRTTHGVNCTGSCSWWVHVKNGLVTWETQALDYPTTGPDFPEYEPRGCQRGASFSWYVYSPLRVKYPYVRSVLLEAWRKAKERNNGNPVKAWEEILNDPKKTKEYKTARGRGGFVRANWEEVKELIASQLIYTIKKYGPDRIAGFTPIPAMSMLSYAAGARFISLLGGTMLSFYDWYADLPPASPQVWGEQTDVPESGDWYNSTYIIVWGSNIPMTRTPDAHFFSEVRYRGAKVVSVSPDYAEYVKFADEWMQLNPGTDAAIAQAMTHVILKEFYVENPEEYFISYAKQFTDLPFLVILNKEEDGFIVNRFLRASDIGKNVSNAEWKLIVLDEDTNQLVIPNGSIGYRWEDTGKWNLKVEDENGNKINPTLTILGREDEKGFVKLPYFEDDKKGILKREIPVKKIEIDGKEYYLTTVFDLFLANYGVKREGLEGYPFSYNEDAPYTPKWQEKITGTPAHQVERIAREFAQNAAESKGRSMIIMGAGINHWYNADLIYRAILNLVILTGSQGKNGGGWAHYVGQEKVRPFEGWATLAFARDWQAPPRLQNATSFWYFTTEQFRYEDNNIEKLASPLKEKTKYKHPADYILLAVRLGWLPFYPQFNKNSLELAEEAKKANKNPKEYIVEKLKNGELEFSIQDPENPVNFPRSLFVWRSNLISSSAKGHEYFLKHMLGVENTGVMAEYSPLKPEEIKLREDAPVGKLDLFVVLDFRMTGSALYADVVLPTATWYEKTDLNSTDMHPFIHPLNKAVDPLWESKSDWQIYKEIAKTFSQLAEKYLKGEYEDIVTVPLMHDSPAEISQPYGKVLDWSKGEIEPIPGKTMPNIAVVKRDYTKIYDKYIALGPNVYEKPVGAHGWSFDAKEEYEFLKTMIGTHKEGINKGMPNIEEDEKAVEAILTLSTCTNGKPANKAWKFAAKKTGLPEIANIAKDRESEHFTLKEITVQPRVSISTPIFTGTTHFDRRFTAFSNSIEYKMPFRTLSGRQELFIDHELFTEVGENLPVYKPPLVTDPFENWETPPDVKEKTIKARWITPHGKWQIHSTYYDNLIMLTLFRGGQVVWISDEDAKEAGIQDNDWVEVYNRNGVVVARAAVSHRIPKGTVLMYHVQDRNIHVPLSEITNETGGSHNAPTKIHIKPTYAVGGYAQLSYSFNYYGPTGTQSDSVVLIKKKKKVEWPN